Within Leptospira dzoumogneensis, the genomic segment ATTAGTAGAGATCTTATTCGATCTGCCAAATCATCCTCCTGACATCGAATCCAGAAATGGAGAAGGTTATTCTCCTCTTCTACTCGCGGTGGACATGGGCCATTTAGAGATCGCAGAATATCTGGTTTCAAAAGGTGCAGATCCTAAAAAGAAAAATTCGGAAGGCCGGACAATCCTTCATCTAACTGCATTACATAATGATTATGAAATATTGGATCTATTCTCGGAAAATAAAGAAGTTCGTTCTTTATTGGAGAATAAGGACCAAGACGGGAATACTCCTCTTCTTCTTTCCGCATTGTACGATAGCGTAGAATGTTTGGAAAGATTACTGAACCTGGGTGCAGATCCTTTGGCCAAAAACCTAAGCGGCAAAACAGCCAAAGAAGAAGCCGATAGAATGAAATTCCATCATACTCTCAAGGTCATAAATAAAGCCACGATAACCTTATTATTCAGAGCTTCTTCCGAAGGAAAAACGGACACTGTGGAAAAAATCCTAAGCAATGGTTACGAGGCAGAAGTTAGAGATATGCTTGGCCGCACACCGTTATTACTCGCAGTAAGGTCCGGAAAAACGGATTTGATCGAATTATTAGTGAAGAATGGAGCTTCTCCTTATTCCACAGATAAGGAAGGAAATTCTCCTTTAGCTCTTGCAGAAGCTTCCGAAAGCCCGGCCCTGCATCAGATATTTAAACAATTCCTGAATCCGGAAGAAGGAAAATAATCAGATCCTGCTTCTTTTGATGATCTTTTCGAAAAGTTCTTCCGGATCCGCACTGACTTCCAGCCATTCTCTTGTTTGAGAATCTAAAAAACCCTCTTCTACCATATGATCTAATTGTTGTAATAGTGGATCGAAAAATCCGTTTACGTTCAGTATACCGATCGGTTTGGAAAGAACTCCAAGTTGATTCCAAGAAGTGACTTCTACCAATTCTT encodes:
- a CDS encoding ankyrin repeat domain-containing protein yields the protein MDWNDLFRAVKTGNNGTLRALLSEAATRDGFAEEFPELRDSYGCGLLYWAIKEGNKEATNLLVEYGSDPNETSSRGETALLLALESENAELTTILLDYGADPELRDMDGNTPLTRAISSGTLELVEILFDLPNHPPDIESRNGEGYSPLLLAVDMGHLEIAEYLVSKGADPKKKNSEGRTILHLTALHNDYEILDLFSENKEVRSLLENKDQDGNTPLLLSALYDSVECLERLLNLGADPLAKNLSGKTAKEEADRMKFHHTLKVINKATITLLFRASSEGKTDTVEKILSNGYEAEVRDMLGRTPLLLAVRSGKTDLIELLVKNGASPYSTDKEGNSPLALAEASESPALHQIFKQFLNPEEGK